A segment of the Gemmatimonadota bacterium genome:
GACCTCTACAGCTTCCCGCTCAACCGCCCGGACCGGATGACTCGCCTCACGCGCGTCAACGAGGACGTCCTGACGGGTGTGCGCCTCGGCGAGGTGGAGGAGTTCCACTATCGGTCGGTGGACGACTACGACATCGAGGGCTGGATCGTGAAGCCCCCGAACTTCGATGCGTCCAAGAAGTACCCCCTCATGCTCTCCATCCACGGGGGGCCCCACGGCATGTACAACGTGGGCTTCAACTTCTCCTGGCAGGAGCACGCCGCGCAGGGCTACGTGGTCCTGTACACGAATCCACGGGGCAGCTCCGGCTACGGGAGCGCATTCGGCAATTCCATCAAGAACGCGTATCCAGGCAAGGACTTCGATGACTTGATGAAGGGGGTCGACGAGGTGGTCGCCCGCGGCTACATCGACGAACAGAACATGTTCGTCTACGGCTGCTCGGGCGGCGGGGTGCTGACCTCGTGGATCGTGGGTCACACGAAGCGCTTCGCGGCTGCCTCCGCCAACTGCCCGGTGACCAACTGGCTCTCTTTCGTCGGCACCACGGACGGTGCCAGCTGGTACCGCAACTTCGAGAAGCTGCCTTGGGAGGATCCGTCGGAGCACCTGCGCCGCTCGCCCCTGATGTACGTGGGCAACGTGGAGACGCCGACCATGCTCATGACCGGCGAGATGGATCTGCGCACGCCCATGCCGCAGACCGAGGAGTTCTACACCGCCCTCCGCCTGCGGAAGGTCCCGACGGTGATGGTGCGCTTCAAAAACGAATGGCACGGCACCAGCTCGCGGCCGTCCAACTTCCTGCGCACCCAGCTCTATCTGCAGGACTGGTTCAAGAAGTGGCAACGTGGGAGCAACGTGACCCAGTAGGGTCCGGGCCCGCTGGGCCCAGCGCCGGGGCTGAAGGGATCGGCCCCTACGAGTAAGGAACGGGGCCGGCGGATCACATCCGCCGGCCCCGTGGTGCGTCAGCCCTCCGAAGGATTGCTGGCGGGCCGCCGAGCTATCCCTGATCCTCGCTCACCGCGCGACTCTCCGCCGGATTCTCCAGATACACTTCCAGCCAGGCCGTCCAGCGGGCCCACAGGTCCAGGAGCGTCTCCTTGGTCGCCGGTCCGTGGTCCTCGAAGGGGTAGAGGTACATCGCAGCCGTCTTGCCCAATCCGTTGAGCGCGTGGAAGAGCCGCGGCGTGTGATCCGGATCGGTTCCCACGTTCTGATCGTGCATGCCGTGGTACATGAGCAAGGCACCGGTCAGGTTGTTGGCGTACAAGAAGGGGGACATGGACAGGTAGGTGTCCTTCGCGTCCCAGAGAATCCGTCGCTCGTTCTGGAAGCTCAACGGGGTGAAGGTCCGATTGTAGTTGCCGTCCCCCGCGATGCCCGCTTTGAAGAACGGCGTATGCACCATGGCGTTGGCCGTGGAGAACGCACCGTAGGAGTGCCCACCGATTCCCAGTCGTTGGCGGTCGATGATCCCCCGCCTGTCGAGCTCGTCGATCACGGCCGCGAGGTTGTTGCGTAGATCGTGCTCGTAGTTGTTGTTCATCTGACCTTGACGCCCGACGATAGGGGCGTCGGGCTCGACCACTGCGTAGCCCAGGCGCACGAGGTATTGCATGGACCTCGTGCCGAAGTTGGGGAAGGCGTTCTTGTCGAACGTCCGCGCTCCCTCGTCATAGTTCTCCTGGTCCGTGTACTCGCGTGGGTAGAACCAGAACATCGCGGGGAGCCGCGTGCCTTCCTGGTAGTCCGGGGGCAGGTTGACCGTGACCCGGAAGCGGAATCCGTCCGGGCGCTCCACCACGAAGCGCTGGACGGGGGCACGAGTCAGGTCGGGGGTGTAGTCCCGGTTGTGCGTGAGCTGGGTCAGTCGACCCTCGGCGCGCAGATAGGACTGCGGCACGTCGGCCTGCGACTCACGGCTCACGATCAGGCGCCCGACCTCCGCGTCCAGCACTGCGAGCAGTTGTTCGGAGACGCCCTCGTTGTCGCCCTCGAACAGTCGCGTCTTCTCGCCGCCCCGGATGGGCACTCGGTCCAGGAACGCCTTGGGTCCCTCTTCCATGGGGTCCTTGGCGTACGTGGTCCCCACGTAGTAGACGTGACCTCCGTCCGGCGAGAGCTGGACCACGGCGCCGTTCCCTGGAGGTCCTCCACGACGGAAGCCCCCGAAGCCACCGCCCCCGCCCACTCGACCATCGGCCATCAGGAGCGCCCCGGGGTTCGCGTAGAAGTCGTCGCTCGCGTAACGCGCCAACGTGTGCTTCTCGCCGGGAGCAGACAGATCGACCGCGTACTCGTGCACCCGCTGGCCGGTGCGCTCGGACAGGAAGAGGGTCCGATGGTCCGGCGAGAAACGATGCGTGCTGATGCGGCTATCCGACTCGTAGACGACCGTAGCGGCCCCCTCCTCGAACGGGGGCAGCCACTGCAGCACGCGGTCCTTGCGGCGGGGCCGACGCTCCCCTTCCTCCGCCGGCTCCGCTTGCTCCTCGCCCTCGGGGGCGGGCTCCTGCTCCAGCCAGGTGAGGCCGTTCCCGTCGGCACGCCAGGCCAGCTCGCGCTTCCCGTTCTGGTCGCCGCCTCCAAAACCGCCGTTCTGTGGCGCATCGTCGTCCTGCACGCCCAGGTCGAGCGAGTCGACGCGCAGCGTGGCCAGGGCCACGCCACTCCGGTCCCACACCTCCTCGACGCTGCCGAAGTTGCCCACCGGCACGATATAGCTGAAGGGCTGCGTCATCCGCGTGACCCGTACGAACTCCCCGTTCGGGGAGAGGTCGAGCGACCGCACCATGGTGGGCTGCCCGATCGGCGTGACCCGGCGGCTCTCGACGTCGATGACCGCGACCTGCCCGGTGACATGCCACTCCAGAAGCGCCTTGTCGTGGGGCGTTGCCAGCAAGCTGGCGTAGGTTCGGAGCATGTTCTGCCCGTCCTCCGTCAGCTTGAGCCGTGGACCCGCAGGCACCGAGCTCTCGGTAGGCATCGGGGCGCGGCGGTCCGGAATCAACACGGTGGCGAGCAAGCGGCCATCGTTTGACCAGTCGAAGCCCGTGTACAGCGTGGCCAGCACGGGCGTGCGCGTGAGCTGTCTGGCCCGCCCGTTCGCCGGATCGGCCACGTAGAGGTGCGTTGCATCGTCCGTATGCACGAAGAACGCCAGGCGACTCCCGTCCGGGGACCAGGTCGCGTTGGAGACCCGCGCTCCGCGCGGCACCTGGACATCGCGGACGGATCCGTCCGCGGCCGAGATGATCTGGATCCCCACGTTGCTCCGAATCGTGAGGTTCCGGTCCCGATTGGCGCGGAAGTCGATGAACTCGCCGCCCAGATCGTGGAACGGCTTGGAGAAGCGGTCCATGGTGACCGGACCGTCCCCGACCTCGTTGACGAACCAACGTCCGTCGGGGCTGACCTCGCGGAGCGTCACGTTCAGGTAGCGCGGCGCGAGCACGGCGTCGGCGATGGCGCTTGGTGGCGCCACGTACTGTTCTTCACGCAGCACGTCCTGAGCACGCCAGGTGCCGACGTCGTTTGCGTTCTGGGCCAGCAGGGACACCGGGGCCAGGGCCAGGCCCACGCAGAGCGCCAGCGTCCGAAAGACCCGGGGAGCAGAAATGGTTCGACAAAGGGCGGCCACGACAGCCTCCTGAGGCAGGCAGGGCACCGGATGGGTCCGCGCCTCGCGGACCGCCGGATTCAGCGTGCCGCAATCTCCGGCCGAGCCTGCCCCGCGGGCAAGCGCCCAGCCGGGAGTGACGGGACGCTTGCCAGTCTGCACGCCGAGCCCGAGCATGCGTCCACCGCGCCCGCCCCGGCTTCCCGGAGAGATCCGCCATGTGGATGAGGTCCTGCCCAACGCGTTGCGCCCTCGTGTCGGCCGTCGTCTCGTTGGCGGCCGCTTGTGTTCCGACCGACCGGACGGCCCAGACCGACCCGACCCTGCCGCGGGCCTCGGACGATCCGGCGGCCCTGGGTGTCCGCATCCAAGCCCGGCTCGATGCGCTCGACGCCAAGACGAGCGTGTTCGCTCAACACCTCCGGTCCGGCCAAACCGTCGAGGTGCGGGCGGACGAGCCCATGAACACGCTGAGTGTGATCAAGATCCCGATCATGGTCCTGGCCTTCCGGGACGCGGAGGCGGGCCGCCTGGAGCTGGACCAGCGCATCGCCGTTCGGCCGCAGGACCTGCGCCGGGGTAGCGGCCTTCTGCAGACCTTCGCCCCCGGCCTGCAGCCCACCGTTCGCGACCTGATCACCCAGATGATCATCACGAGCGACAACACGGCCACAGACCTCCTCATCGGGAAGGTGGGTCTGGAGCGTGTGAATGCGATGTTGGCGGACCTGGGGTACGAGCAGACGCGCCTGAAGAGCACCACCGGGCAGCTGTTCCGTGAGACCTGGATCGACACGGATGCGGGCTTCGCCACGCTGTCGGACCGCGACGTCTTTGAGAGGGGCTTTCCCGGGG
Coding sequences within it:
- a CDS encoding prolyl oligopeptidase family serine peptidase, with product MAALCRTISAPRVFRTLALCVGLALAPVSLLAQNANDVGTWRAQDVLREEQYVAPPSAIADAVLAPRYLNVTLREVSPDGRWFVNEVGDGPVTMDRFSKPFHDLGGEFIDFRANRDRNLTIRSNVGIQIISAADGSVRDVQVPRGARVSNATWSPDGSRLAFFVHTDDATHLYVADPANGRARQLTRTPVLATLYTGFDWSNDGRLLATVLIPDRRAPMPTESSVPAGPRLKLTEDGQNMLRTYASLLATPHDKALLEWHVTGQVAVIDVESRRVTPIGQPTMVRSLDLSPNGEFVRVTRMTQPFSYIVPVGNFGSVEEVWDRSGVALATLRVDSLDLGVQDDDAPQNGGFGGGDQNGKRELAWRADGNGLTWLEQEPAPEGEEQAEPAEEGERRPRRKDRVLQWLPPFEEGAATVVYESDSRISTHRFSPDHRTLFLSERTGQRVHEYAVDLSAPGEKHTLARYASDDFYANPGALLMADGRVGGGGGFGGFRRGGPPGNGAVVQLSPDGGHVYYVGTTYAKDPMEEGPKAFLDRVPIRGGEKTRLFEGDNEGVSEQLLAVLDAEVGRLIVSRESQADVPQSYLRAEGRLTQLTHNRDYTPDLTRAPVQRFVVERPDGFRFRVTVNLPPDYQEGTRLPAMFWFYPREYTDQENYDEGARTFDKNAFPNFGTRSMQYLVRLGYAVVEPDAPIVGRQGQMNNNYEHDLRNNLAAVIDELDRRGIIDRQRLGIGGHSYGAFSTANAMVHTPFFKAGIAGDGNYNRTFTPLSFQNERRILWDAKDTYLSMSPFLYANNLTGALLMYHGMHDQNVGTDPDHTPRLFHALNGLGKTAAMYLYPFEDHGPATKETLLDLWARWTAWLEVYLENPAESRAVSEDQG
- a CDS encoding serine hydrolase — translated: MRSCPTRCALVSAVVSLAAACVPTDRTAQTDPTLPRASDDPAALGVRIQARLDALDAKTSVFAQHLRSGQTVEVRADEPMNTLSVIKIPIMVLAFRDAEAGRLELDQRIAVRPQDLRRGSGLLQTFAPGLQPTVRDLITQMIITSDNTATDLLIGKVGLERVNAMLADLGYEQTRLKSTTGQLFRETWIDTDAGFATLSDRDVFERGFPGDSGAAARSFALEGDSARWLGRTTAREMSRLLMQIQAGELASAEHSSEMIGILRRQFYSSRLPQRMRGRASVAHKTGDWPPYAGNDVGILYYEGGPTVVSVFTNQNTGDFFELEAALGLIAEDLVEAWR